The segment aaagtgcctcattggtgggcGGAAGTTCgaggaatagttggtgaagctctttagagtttagtaacagggttattagacTTCAAGGATAAACAGTAAGCCTATCGTAAAGGGACTTAATCTAGATGGATAAAGGTTATCTTCTGTGCATTATTGGTTAAGCAGATAAAGGATACAACACTAAACATACAATAAGTGAGAAAAACTACATTAGTTATTGAACTCTTGGAGGCCGATAGAAGTAAACTTAGGGTCGCCTGATCAAGATGGTTCGACTTGCTAATGTAGGCGTGGTCTTTCTTTGTACTCAGTTGCTCTTTATATTAGATGTCTCATTTTATTGCCACATTCAATGTATACTATGATGGTTATCTGAAAAGTCCGTTACTGACTGACATAAAAGGACAATTCAGTATATGTAACATGTAACTTCAGCCTATGATCCTACACATTGGGCAGCCACATCATGATAAGTCAAGAATATTAGATTAGGCTTGTTATTCAAGCAGCATGGATGTGTTGATCAGTACCAGTCTAGATACATCGCCAAGCTTTTTTGATGTATTTGTTTGAGAGGCAGATGATATTAGGCTCACGGAACTTGTGGTTCATCGGATCGACAGTGAAGATGCTAAACTATGTGCTCACTATGCTCACCATGTCTCTAGTCCGATTGAGGGAGCTGATGGTGTTATCATACAGAGCATACTAGCCTGGAACACAATCACTCCGTTCACGTCGTCTTAGGAGGTCCCAATTATATCAATAAATTTGGAAAACAAGGCTTTAAAACTGTATATCGGTCGCAGAAAACGTAGTGAGTTCACGGGACAAAATCTCTCACAACAGATGGATAATACTTTAGACGCATTGACTGGATCAAAGTGATTCTCAGCATCAGATTTTGCATATGGCTATTGACGATTTGAAATGCTCTTGTATTAAAGTCAGGTTCATATGGGTTTTAAACAATGCCGTTTTAAACAACTAATTGGCCCTTCACTTTACAACGATTAGTGCATACGGCACTTATCTGTTTGATATATCCAGATGATGCTGTAGTACATGGAGTGACCATTGAAAAACAATTGGAAATTTCGCGGGTGCTTTTCTAGCATTTTAATTAAGCTGGTTTAAAAGTACAATCGACAAAATGTTAGCTGTTGAGAAACCGAATTACGTTTTTAGGTTAGGTAGTCGATGAATATAACATACACCTAAATAGTGAAAAACTCGGCGATGTTTGAATCTGGATTATCCGGCAGGATCCCATTGAATCCTACAACTTCTCTGCTTTGGTAAATCATTAAAGAAAATGCATTGAAACATTTTCCTAAACTACATCTCCCTGCATAACTTGTTAGGATAAAAGTGTTGATTTTATATGGAGTGGAAACTGTAAAAATTCTTTCGACAGATTGGAGAAGTCACCGTGTTTGATGACAAATTTAGTACATTCAGACTTCTGTTACATTACTGGCCGTTCCGTCATAGACAAGGATACAAGTCACCAGGCTGTTGGTTGTGTATTATCACAGGTACTTCCTGACGGAAAAATAAGTAGTTATTAATCATAGATGCCAAGTATTAAACGAGTTGTAAAATAACTTTGGTGAAGCGCAAAAAAGGATGCTAGAAGTCCTTTGCTTTGTACGCTACTTCCAACATTGTTTATTAAGATGTTAGTTTGTTGTTAGAACCGATTCTATAGCCACAAAATTAATACAAAATCCTGGAAATTTATCTGGAAAAATTCCCAAGTGGCAAGAGTGCTCATAATAATATTTTCGCGAGCACATCTATCGGTCCTATATACAGCATCAAAACTCAGACGCCTAGTCACTCAGAGTAGCTAAACATAAAGTGAACTGTACTTCGTGAGTCATATCGTCATTAAATTTACTAGAGCCAAAATTCTAGGAGATACTGAATAGGCTCATATTTAGGTAACAGATCCAGAAAGCTTCAATCATCTACAAAGGCTTGACTTATCGTTCATCTTCAGCAGAAATTCAAGGTATGAGTTCGGTAGGTATATTTCTATAATGGACGGAGAATCATATTTTCTTTATTGCCCGTGTTATTGGAGATAGCTAGTAGGCCCACGGGTTGTGATCGGTGGTACCTTTGACGAAATGCATAAAAGCTTGAGGCATGAGGTCCAGAATTATGTGGTGAAAGTCATCAAACATGGATATTGGTGGCCAAGACAAAGGGAGGACATGCGGAATCATGTCAGGGCTTGAAGACCTACCAAATGACTAAAGATATGAATGGCATCCAGCATGCAACCTCAGTGAATGTAAAACCAGGATACTTGAACAGAGATGTTAGGGATTGATATTAGTGAGCTACTACATGAAATCAGTATGGGAAATAGTTACATATCTTCGTGATGATTGACTTCTCTAAGAAGTGGAGTGAGACAATTCCTCTAGAAAGAATAAGTACCGAATCTGTGGTGAAAGAGATATTTGAAAGGTAGGTCACTCATTGGGGTGCTtctgttcattttatttcagaTAGAAGTTTTAACTGTGAAAAACGGGACAGCTAATAAACTGCACAGAGAATGGACAAGTCTACATGAAGTAACCAGTGTTTAAACAGAATATGCAAGTGAAATAAGTTGTTTACTGTGATCGACTAGAACAGGCATACAACTCCGAATAACATACAGCCCACTAAATACTACACGTATATTGCTTTCAGATTGACTTGAAGTCTTTTTCTGTTTAATGTCGTTTCAGGTCCTAAAGTGTGTGAGCAAAGTTTATTAGTGTAGATCGACATGGTTGATCTGTGTCAATGACTTCGAGCCTTCTCAACTCGGGTAGGAATGATATGAACTCCATCTTACACCGAAATCACTTATCACGGTTAATACTTAATCTGGATTGTACTATCGTGATAGGCAGTTTACTGGTTAGAACAAATACTCTCAGTAGACGATATATATGCATTTAGTATTCGGAGACAAAACGTTCACACTATAGAAATACTGAGAATCTTTTGCATCCCGAACCTATCTGTTAAAATTCTCTGAACTACCTGAAGAAATTTTGTTATCAAATAATATCTCATTTTGTAAGGTGACAGCGTGAAAGGCGACTGACTTGGAATTCGTGTGTCATGCTCTGTAATTACACTGAGACATACTGTTCGAGAGTTAGTTTCCCATGGATCTTAAGCCATTCCAGGTGTACACTAATGATAGAGGTATCTCCTTAAAGCGTTGCTACCGCAAACTCAATGTGTGATGTATGACTGAACCAGCTCAGCTTCAAAAAATAGTACAAGggtgtttaataataatagtgttcaACGTCATTTTGACAACATAGTGTAAGGATGTCATGGATATTTAGTGCTCAACAACGTTGTTGTTGGTTACACCTTTTATAATCAGGAATCCCAAAGCTTGTCAAATCCGAATTCAAGAATGATGAGGTTGGAACATATGTTTGTATGATGATGGATGCTTTGAGAAACATATGGTCTAAATTGACTACATTTGAGAGCTAGATAGCACTGTGTACTCAGTCACGATCTTCCGAGGATACCCCTTCGGCTAGAGTGTGTCCAGCGAAACCAATAAGGTCATCATGTGTCGAAGACTCACAAAACTACTTACCTTGGCGACTTATTTATCGCCAAAGTTGTCTGTTGTACAAGGTCTGTCGTTTACAAACGCATGCCTTGAGCTGGCTGAATATAGAGGGGTTGTATCGGTCATTTTAACAAATCTCACTGATGAGGTTCTTTCAGTCGACTGAAGTTCACTTAGAATACCACGAAAGTTTGGTGAATAGTTAAGGTAGTAAGAGAAAGGCTTTTTCTTTTGTATTATCTCCAATCGTATTGCATTCTACTGAAATTCTATAAATCTGATTTCCATGCATATTGTACGACAAGTCAAAATGAGAGACGTCCAACGGATAACGAATAAGTTTCCACTAAACTTCCATTACTTctaagaaattttaaaaaaattatttggaaAATTCAGTGGTGAAGTTTTTGACCCGTTGATACTAATACGTAGGTAATCATGACACGAATATATTTTACACTACACCAATATCATATTAGATATTGAGCATGAGCGGTATCCTAAATAACCTCGTCTAGCCGCTCCATTCGAATTTCAACCTAATGTCATCTCTTGTGGAGGATCGCCGCAGGTCCAGAAAGTCCGCTCCAGTCAAGAATGCCGTTTTCTTAGGGGCTATTAATAAAGGACGTTCGCGTATCAACTCGTTGATGACCCAAAGGTATTGTCATATTAATTGGCTTTAAGTATACGAAGTCATGTAGATAAATTAAGTCATGATAACCAGGAAAATGGTCGAACGTCGGAAATTTCGTCTCAAAAGATAAGAAGTAGCAGGTCATCTACTCAGAAAGTCGGCCCGTCCACTCCTTTCCGCATGTCTACGCCTGTTCGAAACTGCGAGACAACTCCTAGATACAGAACCCGGCACCGATCTAAAGAGGAATGTAGTGACCACAACAGATCACGAAGCATTTTGTCCTCGGTACGTACAGTATTATTTTGACCCAAAATAGATTGGAAGTCGCAGAAAATTTCATCCAAACTATGATCCGCTTATTGAAATCAGGCGTGCTCAGGAACGCCTCGACCGCTATCGCACTCAAGGAGACTGGAAAGTCGATATGCTGTTATCCGACGATGCAGACGAAGATCTAAGTCGATATGAAGAAAAGTTGAAGAGAAGACTTACAGAAAAAGTGATTTCGCTTTTAATAGTTTCCCTCATTTAGCTTGGTATTTTTCATTAGCAATAGTTTTTTACAACTAAGGGATGATATGTAAGACTATTCAGTTTTTATCCGACATGTAAAAGTCAAATTGTGGTTATTCAAACAGTCTTTCTAGTCCATTGTGTAGTGATCCTCACGAGTTTATTCTAAGCATAAAGTTTTAACCCCCTATGTAATGTTAGATGCTTCAGGGTAGTACATCTCATTAGCATAGCGATGAAGTTATCAAAATAATTCTCAGGATAGTAGAAATAATAAGTGTGTTAGTAGTAGCAGGAAGGATAGACATAAGAGGTAAGTTTCGAAAAGAAAATGTGGATTATTGCGATACAATATATGAGGTAGTTCAGTAACTTAGGATCTAAGGGAAGACGATGAATGTCCCTGGATCGTTGCAGATGGTTCTGCTTCATGTCAATCGAAACTTAACCAGTAATTATAACAATCACACAAAACTCGACCAGGTTGTCTGCAACTACCTGTATGGCTCAGTCCGATAGTCAgttttcatggactgatgctgTCTTGTTCTGATTGCCTCTTAGTGAAACATGTTAGATGATACATTATTTACGTCAACATACCGACACATGAGTAGCGGTGGCCATGGAAACAAACTAATACCTCTTTACCTAGATTGTTTAACTGGCTTCACCTTCGTATATATTAAACTTCAGTCGTCACTTTTTTCTCCAAGTGAGGATCATATCGCAATGGGCATGGAACCAATGGCAGGTTTCTAGTTACATCTGAGATGCAATCTGCTTAACTATACTGTCGTCTCAGGTTCCCTGCGTATATGACTCAAAATTCATCGTTAGTTCCTGTATTGTTGTACGGTTAAATGGctttattatgaaataaacagGGTGTAGTACTTTTCTGTTATCTTAAATTGTCTGCCTATCAATTAAGTAGTTTCTAAATGAATTCGTAATGTATGTAGACTACTAGGTTAGGATTTCGCAAGATAAATGCTGTTAGTGgacaaatatatattcatttgacTTTCCTCAGATCTTAAGTTTCACACAAACCTTTTTAACTATGATTTCATTGTTAAGTCTACACTGTCTCTTAAAATAACCAATACTTCGATATCTTTCCAATTATTCTGTTAATTTCAGCTTGCTATGCTAGCATGGTATGGCTGATACACATCTGTACCACGTTAGGGCTAAGTTCAAGTCGAATTTAAAGAAGTTCAACTAagaatttgaaaataaacttatATACATCTGATAGATACATaaccttttatttatttatttaaacacataaatatgtaCATAACCTTTAGCCCTTTGATATGTTCTTGTCGATTGAAATAGATTCACATTATTTCAGATTATGTATTTAGTAACCGAGTTAGTCTATTCTACTCCACTCAGTTTTCTGGCAATAAAATATCGTGCGAAAGCAGTATCATTTCAACCAGTGGACCACTCATAAGTGTCCTTCATGAAACACTTATGTGGATTATCtccataatttatttattaggcTGGATGCAATCACTGAGTTCTGAGGTTTTATTTTTCCATTTAAACTTTCTTGGAAATGGCCCTCAAATGCCGTAGTATGGCCGAGGGTGGGGGGTTtgctctctctcgaaatgccctcacatggctacgagtatacagtcactgccagggaagtcctactcactgccttctcgcagcgGGACTGTTGTTTACCGAATTGAGAGGACacaaagcgaatgtccagttaTTTAACTTGactggtggatacggaggatccacctaggggagctgtaaaaccctgactccaaaccaatgatgcacataggctccaggattgtgtaggaacaaatggcgtatgaacctattgttggttaccggctaccgtGGAGTTGCATCTCTTGacgtcgctccactgccttgtggattagacatctaggtcaaaggcttggggagtggcctcctgagaaaaccacctgtttcggtttaggttttatttatttaaacataaatattggtacaagcaagcaccagataaatatgcgcctcacaaatcacGGTTTAGGTGCCCGGCCAGCATCTAAGAcctcacacaagtcgaatgGTGAAGTGTAACGCATATTTATTCcgtgcctccttgtatcaatattcatattttttaataaatccTCGGAAATGTCTCCATTTGTATCGAGGCAAAGACATTAAGATCGTAATGTTTGCTTGTCATAGCCAAAATTTTGTACCTGTTGCTTCAATTCTTATTCCTACTACCTTGTTTTTAGTTTTTAAAAAGCCATTATCATTGGTGAAGTTTCTGATATTGTTTGTGTCTAGGGGGAAACACAGCAACCTATTGAGCTTGAAAGGAGGCAAATGGAATTGTTGAGGAGGCAGAAGGACATTGATATGGGGAAAGTGACAGAACGCTATGCTGAATATGTGTTGAGTATCCCAAAACCTGAGCGCCAAAAGTATCATCCTCGTACTCCCAACAAGTTTCGTAAAGTCTCTCGCCGTGCATGGGATGGGATGATTCGGAAGTGGCGCAAACATTTACATAATTTCGATAATCTCAAGTGAGTTtccattaacattattattactgatattGTTATTTCGTTGAATGTTATTCTGATTTTGAAGGTATATTCTGTCATGATCTGGTGTTATGCAATCGTGTGATTTCTCAGTGTATACTGATAAAAATACCTATTTACTTGTATTTCTGGGTTATGACCCAATAATAAAGATAACAGTCCGTTTGTTATATGTTATAAAATTTCACCTCATCGCTTACGAGAATTCTGGTACATGAATTTTCATTCAACTGTGTCCTATTTTTTTTGAAGTTTCCGTGGATTTTGTTTATCGTCAGTTGACATAAAGTGTAATCCTATTCGGTAATATCGATTTCAAAATATTGTTAAAACCTGTTTGAACTTTCACACTATAGAATGTCTGTAAGCACTTTTCCTATCATTCACACTAGTTTGTGATTAATACAGACTATGAGATATCGTCAAGACATGTGTTTGTTCATCATATTTCGTCGTACATTCAACATGTAAGTACTTTGTGTCATTCACATCGGTACATTTAGTGTTTTTGTTGCTACAATGTGGCAATATTGCATAGGTTTGTAATCCtctaattaaattaattaactaGAACACTCTAAGTTTTTTCGATTTAAAAGGATGTACttatgattttttaaaatgatttaattagTAAGATACATCAGAGTTTTTACTGATTTCCTGCGGTTCTGTTTAGTGGGTTATGATTTTTGTTGACTGTAAAAGAACAGCTGACAAATGACATCTCTCATTTAGCTGTTTTGGTTTTAATAGGTATAGTTTACCACTTATTCGTGTTCATACACCTAATTATGTGTAGCACTTAAAATAAAACTAGATATAGGGTATCAAAAACGCGTTTTATAGCATCTTCCATAACTTCTAAAGAAGAGGCATTGAATTAATTTTCATCCAGAAacttattcatttgtttatagTTTTCTGTCATCTATTTATGCTTGTTTAGATAAGTTTTCAGGCAAATCGTAAAGTTTGTCTCAAATATGAGGAGATTAACCACACATTTGAGATCTATTCGAAACAGTACGGCTGTGTATATGAAAATGTACTGGGCATCTGCTTTACGGATAGTGATGCCGTTTTCAAACCCGCTGCACCAACTTTGGTTTGGGGAGACGGAATTACATTAATCTCATGTATTATGATTTGATGAACGGATGTTTAGGAATTATTAAATCCAATCTTCCCTTCAGGGTCTGGACCCGGTGTAACATCATTtgtttgggatcagggtttcccaactttTTGGGTTGGATGTTCTGTATTCAACAGCTTAGTCTAGGCATAGGACGTTTATTTTTCATTCTCTCACTACTTAGACAGCACCCTCGCAGCGAGTAAAGCTTCCTAAGGATAGAGCTTGGACGTGGGGCTGTATGTGAACGAAAGTATTGCAGTCAGCTTATTTTTTACCGCTTACTATAGATCACCTATCTTGTATGTTTACCTTGTATACTTTGGTTCATAAATCTAAATACCACATCCTATTATGTAATTAAAACTGAGCAATTTCTAAGTGACCAATTGTTTTTGCTATTAATCTTTTTGATCGCATGATCTAAATTGCAATGTAACACTTATAACCGAGTTTTATTATGTTTTAGTTTTGAAGACACTTGGCGTTCCTTGTCAACTGATCTCTCAAGTAATTGTTCTGGTTCATCATGGGTTTTGGAAAGTGGTGCATCTAGTGACACTGAAAATGTAAACCCAGAAGAATATCATATTTCTGTAGTAAACCATAGCCAACCTCTATCCCGTACATTTTTAAGCCCAAAGGATCTTACAGCGTCACCAACTATTAACGTTTCATACAGCCGTAATCAGTATCGTAAGTACGAGGAAGATGAAGATACTTTACAATCGAATCCGAGACACTGTAAAGAAGAGGAACGTTTTACAAGTATTGTACCTAAAGAGGAAGAGGAGGACACTTTGACTGGTCCGTCTAGCATTCATGAAAACCGAAGAATAACACGAAATTCTAAGTGGGTTTACACTATCtttctgttcttttattttttggTATGATTGTATATTATATCGTAAGTTTAACTGATAATGAACACAAATTGTTACATAcagataaattcattttgtaaatgGTGAATAACTTATGTAGGCTCATTTCTCTGTGtatttgattgattatttattccCGTCATCAAATGTAACCATACAAAAtagcatttttatttatttttctgatATTTTGATTATTGAAATGTCAAACTGCCAAATATGGTGTGAAAAAACTTTCGTATGTTTAACCAGACCGTTGATACAAGTCGACAGTCCAAGTTGCAAACAGAGACCTTTGTTTGTAATAAGAAGTAACGCTAAAAGAGTTTCATTCAAGTTGAAACGCAACCATTAGAAATCAGAGAACTTGAAACATTAGTCAACAGAAGTGTAGATATAAAATTTTTTCGAAAATGGTTATAAGGAACAGAATGTTTAAAAACTGTAGTAATGTGAACATTAGCCATGAAAAAGTACAATTACAATCATTTTTATGCAACTTATACCTATTTAAACTACGAATGTTTTAAATTTCGTTGCCAGTATATTGGATTCTGATTATTCATGTTATCTCTTATAGAATGCTCTCTGGGCCTTCTGCCGATGTGTTACACAGTGGGCTCACAAACGATATGCAATCACTTTCTGCAGTCGCTCAAAAAAGATCTTCAGTACATCTCAATCAAAGTATTGTTGGCAAACGCTCAGTAAATATTCAAAGTTTCACTGACTTTCCCCGCTTGAATTCGTCTGATGGTATGTATCCACATATTCTTGATACCCAaatatgtatattcatttttttatgtCTTCAGTTGTAAACTTATTAATACACTACATATAGGTACAGATATGTAAATATACAATTGATAAAGTTTCCTGCATGAGTATGATTTAAGAAAATAATCTACCATCAGAACGAAAGTGGAAGTTCAGTCCTGGCAGTTTTTGTGGTGTACTTAAAACTATCACAGCGGaacgagtatatatatatatatatatatatatatatatatatatatatatatctgagaTAGTTTCTAGTTTTTCCCCTTGTGAAATGGTTGAATGCTAAACACCATGGTATGGTCTTAAATAGCTGTAAGAATTTATCTTTACATCAAGACGCTTTGGTATACTTTTTAAGTAGAAAAAGTATGCACTACCCCCAATGTGGTAACCACCATTTGGTTGATGTGGAGTGTGGTACAAATGATTTGATGACGGAGGGCATAAATGGATATATGTTGTAAAATAAGTGTGGTTTACCTTTGTAAATCAATAGTTTAAGTCAGTCAATTCGTGGCTACCAGGACACATATGACAGAACTTCACATCAACTACTTCGATTTTACAAAGTGGGTAAGTGACTCAAACATGTCATTAAATCAAATTACATTTATAAACGTCATCAATTTGtactttactttttattttttacAAAGGTGTTTCTTCTCCAAATAAACGGAGTAAGCGTGGTGATATAAAACATGAAGGATGAAGTTAATTACAAAACTATGATTTGTTTACATAAAATTATATTCAGATATATGAGCTTTTTGCTGAGAACAGTTAACTTTGTTTCCTGTCTGTTATTCGTCTTTTAATAGACCTCTTTTATTTTTGTCTCATATTTATATCGCGTTTATTGTTTATTCCTGTCGTCTCAACTTTTGTATCAAATAGCTTGCTAAGTTTCCAGAGATTCATTACTTCAGTAATCTTTTTTGCTAATGATTTCAGTCACca is part of the Schistosoma mansoni strain Puerto Rico chromosome 1, complete genome genome and harbors:
- a CDS encoding slbp-P1-related, with the protein product MIDFSKKWSETIPLERISTESVVKEIFERRAQERLDRYRTQGDWKVDMLLSDDADEDLSRYEEKLKRRLTEKGETQQPIELERRQMELLRRQKDIDMGKVTERYAEYVLSIPKPERQKYHPRTPNKFRKVSRRAWDGMIRKWRKHLHNFDNLNFEDTWRSLSTDLSSNCSGSSWVLESGASSDTENVNPEEYHISVVNHSQPLSRTFLSPKDLTASPTINVSYSRNQYRKYEEDEDTLQSNPRHCKEEERFTSIVPKEEEEDTLTGPSSIHENRRITRNSKMLSGPSADVLHSGLTNDMQSLSAVAQKRSSVHLNQSIVGKRSVNIQSFTDFPRLNSSDGVSSPNKRSKRGDIKHEG